The following are encoded in a window of Spiroplasma tabanidicola genomic DNA:
- a CDS encoding helix-turn-helix domain-containing protein: MKMHLTADEKIKIIEDFKKSGVTASNFAPTRNISVVSLRNWIKKYEQGGIDALKTKYEK; this comes from the coding sequence ATGAAAATGCATTTAACAGCTGATGAAAAAATTAAAATCATTGAAGATTTTAAAAAATCAGGCGTTACAGCATCAAATTTTGCGCCTACAAGAAACATAAGTGTTGTTTCCTTGAGAAATTGAATTAAAAAATATGAACAAGGTGGCATAGACGCATTAAAAACAAAATACGAAAAATAG
- the fba gene encoding class II fructose-1,6-bisphosphate aldolase: MSRKYHAKLVNASKMVKDAHTGKYAIGHFNINNLEWAKAILEAAQESSTPVIIATSEGAVKYMGGLKTIVGMVNGLLDEMNITVPVALHLDHGQSVEMAKKCIEAGYSSVMFDGSHLPYEENLAKVKELIGFAKEHEVSVEAEIGSIGGNEDGVVGSGELGDPKQAEEMSKTGIDFLAAGIGNIHGKYPEWWKGLSFDTLKSLQDACDMPMVLHGGSGVPQDQVEKAISLGISKINVNTELQLAFRDATRKYIEEKKDLDDEEKGFDPRKLLNPGFKAMKNTFVELTKVFGCYGKAK, from the coding sequence ATGTCAAGAAAATATCATGCAAAGCTAGTTAATGCTAGCAAAATGGTTAAAGATGCACACACTGGAAAATATGCAATTGGGCACTTTAACATTAACAACCTTGAATGAGCGAAGGCTATTTTAGAAGCTGCGCAAGAATCATCAACACCAGTTATAATTGCAACTTCAGAAGGTGCAGTTAAATACATGGGAGGTTTAAAAACAATTGTAGGAATGGTAAATGGATTATTAGATGAAATGAACATTACTGTACCAGTTGCTTTACACTTAGACCATGGACAATCAGTTGAGATGGCTAAAAAATGTATTGAAGCAGGATATTCTTCAGTAATGTTTGATGGATCACACTTACCATACGAAGAAAACTTAGCAAAAGTAAAAGAGTTAATTGGATTTGCTAAAGAACACGAAGTTTCAGTTGAAGCAGAAATTGGTTCAATTGGAGGAAACGAAGATGGAGTTGTTGGTTCTGGAGAACTTGGAGATCCAAAACAAGCAGAAGAAATGTCAAAAACAGGAATTGACTTCTTAGCAGCAGGTATTGGAAACATTCATGGTAAATATCCTGAATGATGAAAAGGATTATCATTTGACACATTAAAAAGCTTACAAGATGCTTGCGATATGCCAATGGTTTTACACGGTGGTTCAGGAGTTCCTCAAGATCAAGTTGAAAAAGCAATCAGCTTAGGTATTTCAAAAATTAATGTAAATACTGAATTACAATTAGCATTTAGAGATGCAACAAGAAAATACATCGAAGAGAAAAAAGACTTAGACGATGAAGAAAAAGGATTTGATCCTCGTAAATTATTAAATCCTGGATTCAAAGCAATGAAAAATACATTTGTAGAACTTACAAAAGTATTTGGATGCTATGGAAAAGCTAAATAG